GACCCCTGGGCAGCCACCGGCCGGCTCCCGAACCCCCGGGGGGTGTCAGGCCCGgcaggggaccctgggcagcCACCGGCCGGCTCGGGTGTCAGGCCCGGCAGGGGACAGCCATGGAGGAGGAACTAGCCACTGCCACGGAGGCCATGAGCAGCAAAGGGCAGCGTGTCCAGGACCTGCAGGCCGAGCTCCTGGGCGAGGAGCGGAACGTGAGGCCCCGGGAGCGGtgagatgggggttggggggagcagTGAGTTGGGGGAGCTctgggcaaggtggggtgggcagggacctctgggcagggcaggaggggcgggCGGGGATTTCTGGGCGGGGCATGTGGGGCGGGTGGGGagctccggggtggggggggatttcTGGGCGGGGCAGGTGGGGCGGGTGGGGAGCTCCGGGGTGGGCGGGAGCTCTGGGcgggagctctggggtgggtgggcagggatttctgggcggggcaggaggggcgggTGCAGGGCTACAGGGTGGGCGGGAGCTCTGGGCGGGAGCTCTGGGCCGGGCGGGCAGGGATTTCTGGGTGGGACAGGTGGGGCTGGTGGGAGCTCCGGGGTGGCGGGGATCTCTGGgcgggagctctgggctgggtggGCAGGGATTTCTGGGCGGGAAGGAGGGGCGGGTGCAAGGCTACAGGGTGGGCGggatctctggggtggggctccgGGCCGGGCAGGCGGGatctctggctggggcaggcgggCGGGCAGGGAGCTCCGGGCCGGGCGGGATCTCTGGGCGGGGCAGGCGGGGCGGGCGGGAGCTCCGGGCGGCGGGATCTCTGGGCGGGGCAGGCGGGGTGGGCGGGAGCTCCGGGCCGGGCGGGCAGGGATCTCTGGGCGGGGCAGGCGGGCGGGTGGGAGCTCCGGGCCGGGCGGGAGCTCTGGGGCGGGGATCTCTGGGCGGGCGGGAGCTCTGGGGCGGGTGGGGATCTCTGGGCGGGGCGGGCGCTCCGGGCGGGCGGGGATCTCTGGGCGGGGCGCTCTGGGGCGGGCGGGGATCTCTGGGCGGGGCACGGCGCTCCGGGGCGGGCGGGGAGCTCTGGGCGGGGCAGGCGGGGTGGCCAGGGATCTCTGGGCGGGGCAGGCGGGGTGGCCAGGGATctctgggcggggcggggcgctccGGGGCATGTGGGGATCTCTGGGCGGGGCAGGGTGCTCCGGGGCAGGCGGGGatctcagggcagggcagggcgctccGGGGCAGGCGGATCTCTGGGCGGGGCGCTCTGGGCGGGCGGGGCTCtctgggcggggcagggcgctcCGGGGCGGGTGGGActctctgggcagggcagggcgctccGGGGCAGGCGGGGATCTCTGGGCGGGGCGGCGCTCTGGGGCGGGCGGGATCTCTGGGCGGGCAGGGCGCTCCGGGCGGGCGGGATCTCTGGGCGGGGCAGGCGGGGCGGCGGGGATCTCTGGGCGGGGCAGGCGCTCGGGGCAGGCGGGATCTCAGGCGGGCGCTCCGGGCGGCGGGGATCTCTGGGCGGGCGCTCGGGGCGGGCGGGATCTCTGGGCGGGGCAGGCGGGGCGGCGGGATCTCTGGCGGGGGCAGGCGCTCCGGGGCGGGCGGTGATCTCTGGGCGGGGCGCTCCGGGCAGGACGGGGATCtctgggcggggcagggcgctcCCGGGGCGGCGGGGTTCTCTGGGCggggcaggcgggcgggcggggatCTCTGGGCGGGGCAGGCGCTCCGGGGTGGCGGGATCTCTGGGCGGGGcaggcggggcgggcggggatCTCTGGGCGGGGAAGGGCGCTCTGGGGCGGGCGGGGATctctgggcggggcggggcgctccGGGGAGGGCTGCCCACTGTGAGCCGCGGCTGTTGCTGTCTGGCACAGGGTGCACCTGCTGGGGAAGCGCCAGGCTCTGCAGGAGGCGCAGCTGCATTTCCAGGTCTCCCTGTGCGCCCAGGCCAAGCTGCAGGTCCAGCGGGACGTGCTGCGCCGCAAGCTGGACCAGCTGGGCTCCAgcgccccccctccagccctgcccctgcaggacGACAGGCAATCGCTCTCCTCCACGGTGAGTCGCCCCCGCGCCGGGCCCCggtgccctgccccactccacccccagcgccctaccccactccacccccagcgccctgccccactccacccccccagcactccgccacccccagtgccctgccctgcccctccgccccagtgccctgccccactccaccccagcgccctgccctgcGCCACCCCCAGCATCCTGTCCTGCCCCACTCCGCCCCAGGGCCCTGCCAcacccagtgccctgccctgccccactccactccacccccagctccccgccaCCCCCAGTGCCTTACCCTATTCTACCTTCtagctcccctccctgcaccccagcaccccggcctgccccacccctcctgccctgacCTGCGCCTTGGTGACAGTGGGGGACACTCGGGCAGCCTGGCCCTAGTGCCTGCCCAGGGCACTGGCCTTGCTAAGAAATGTGGGTGCTGCGGTGTGGTGAGGCTGCCCTGCCAGGTGCAGCCCACGGGCACCTGGCCACAGTCCAGCCCAGGCAGTGCCCAGCCCAGGCCATTCCTGCCCCCGGGCATGGGACGTCCCAGCCACACGGctcagcccccctctgccccctggcagGAGCTGGAGCCGGAGCGCCCAGGAGCCAGCGCGCTGGAGACCCTCAGGAATCACATCTCGGGCATCTTCCGCCCCAAGTACTCGGTGAGTGCCCCTGcgccactgcctcccctcccctcccccacatcactgcctcttcccctcccctcccttcccctctcctctccctcccccgtgTCACtgcctcctccttccttcctctcccctcccctgcgccactgcctcccctcccccacatcactgccttctctccccctcccctcccctgcaccactgcctcccctccccacatcactgcctccctcccctcccctctcctcctgcaccactgcctccctcccctccccacatcactgcctcccctcctcttccctcctccttcccctccctcccccgtgtcactgcctcccctccccttccttcctttccccctcccccctgcaccactgcctcccctcccccacatcactgccttctctccccctccccctctcctcctgcaccattgcctcccctcccctcacccacaCCACTGCCTCCCATCCCACGTCTCTTTCCTGCCCCACACCACTgcttccccttccactctcctcccctcctgccctccccacacCACTGCCTCCCCGCctcactgccctgccccaaccttgcctctcctcttccctccaccgCTCCActaccttctccctcccctccccaccccacagcccggcccccgcccgacccctctcctgccctctccttccccgtgccacctcccctcctccacctgagCCCCACAGCCTGTGTGGAGAAGGGGGCCTGGATGTCCCTGCTGCAGCCGCTGCTCTGGGCAGCCCCCGTGGGTGCTGACGgggtcccctgcccagcccgcttACCCCGACTCTGTGTCCCAGGTGCCGCCCCCACTGCCGCTCCTCCCCGAAGTGCAGAAGCCCCTGTGCCAGCAGGCCTGGTACCACGGCGCCATCCCCCGGGCGGAggtgcaggagctgctgctccacAGCGGGGACTTCCTGGTGCGGGAGAGCcaggggaagcaggagcaggtGCTGAGTGTGCTGTGGGACGGGCAGCCCCGGCACTTCATCATCCAGGCCTGCGATGTGAGTGGGGCCGGGCACAGGGAGGGTGCTGACATGGGCAGCGCAGACGGCTCTGCGGGCAGCTCCGGGGCCATcctgcagcagccctgcccccccagccgggACATACCACCCCGGCCTGCCGGGCAGAGCctgggcagggctcctgggggagtgcccaggggtgggggggtgctggaGGACCTGTGAAGTGAGGCGGGGGCGGGTTCCTGCCACTCACAAATGCGCCCCTGGGCCGGGCATCCCCAGGCGGCCCTGCAAGCTGGGGTTGTGCCTGgaatggggagcagagggggtgtgggtggagctgTGGGGGTGTATGGGGGGGAGGCTTGGGGGTGTATACAGGGCGGGGTGGGAGTGtgtgagcagggctgggagggcagggcaggggcggcatGAGATCCCAGAGCCTCCACCTCTCCTAGGACATGTACCGGCTGGAGGGCGAGGGCTTCCGCACCATCCCGCTGCTCATCGACCATTTCCTGCAGACCCGGCAGCCCATCACCAAGAAGAGCGGAGTCGTCCTGGCCAAGGCCATCCCCAAGGTACCACACTGGCCCCACTGTACAGCTCCCCGGGGGCTGGGCGTCGGGGCGAAGGGCTCCCCAGGGGGCTGGGTGTATCAAGGGGAAGGGCTCCCTCGGGGGTTGGGCGTCGGGGGCGAAGGGCTCCCCCGGGGGTTGGGTGTCGGGGGTGAAGGACTCCCCCGGGGGCTGGGCGTCGGGAGCAAAGGGCTCCCCCAGGCTGGGCGTCGCAGGGGGAAGGGCTCCCCCGGGGGCTGGGCGTCGGGGCGAAGGGCTCCCTCGGGGGCTGGGCGTCGCGGGGCGAAGGGCTCCCccgggggctgggggtcggggcgAAGGGCTCCCCCGGGGGCGGGGCGTCGCGGGGGAAGGGCTCCCCCGGGGGCTGGGCGTCGCGGGGGAAGGGCTCCCCCGGGGGCTGGGCGTCGCGGGGGAAGGGCTCCCCCGGGGGCTGGGCGTGGCCGGGGAAGGGCTCCCTCGGGGGCTGGGCGTCGCGGGGGAAGGGCTCCCTCGGGGGCTGGGCGTCGCAGGGGGAAGGGCTCCCCCAGGGGTTGGGCATCGGGGGTGAAGGGCTCCCGCGGGGGCTGGGTGTCACAAGGGGAAGGGCTCCCCTGGGGGCTGCGCGTCGCAGGGGGAAGGGCTCCCTCGGGGGCTGGGCGTCGCAGGGGGAAGGGCTCCCCCGGGGGCTGGGGGTCGCGGGGGAAGGGCTCCCCCTGGGGTTGGGCGTCGCGGGGGAAGGGCTCCCCCGGGGGCTGGGCGTCGCGGGGGAAGGGCTCCCTCGGGGGCTGGGCGTCGCGGGGGAAGGGCTCCCTCGGGGGCTGGGCGTCGCAGGGGGAACGGCTCCCTCGGGGGCTGGGCGTCGCAGGGCAAAGGGGTCCCCCGGAGGCTGGGCGTCGCAGGGAGAAGGGCTCCCCCGGGGGCTGGGCGTCGGGGGCAAAGGGCTCCCCCGGGGGCTGGGCGTCGCAGGGGGAAGGGCTCCCCCGGGGGCTGGGCGTCGGGGAGAAGGGCTCCCTCGGGGGCTGGACGTAGGGGGCGAAGGGCTCACCCGGGGGCTGGGCATCGCGGGGGGAAGGGCTCCTCCAGGCTGGGCGTCGCAGGGGGAAGGGCTCCCCTGGGGGTTGGGCGTCGGGGCGAAGGGCTCCCCCGGGGGCTGGGCGTCGCAGGGGGAAGGGCTCCCCTGGGGGCTGGGCGTCGGGGAGAAGGGCTCCCTCGGGGGCTGGACGTAGGGGGTGAAGGGATCCCTCGGGGGCTGGGTGTCGCAGGGGGAAGGGCTTCCCTGGGTGTTgggctgtgatgggttggatcacagaaacccccttgggagctgccaactgatgtgccaagactacttctgctcctgctttcctgccagcctgggagtcCAGCACCGTCTTGCTGATCCAGACACGTCCGTCTGCCCCAacatagacccagggtctgaaccacgtgccccaaaactgcaggctTCACTGAAAGCAATTTACAGACTTGTTCCTGTTGTTAAcattcagatgcccaactcccaatggggtctaaaccccaaataaatccggtTTATAAATTGTTGGCCCTCTATAACACGGACAGAGAGATGCACACCTgtttctcctccccccgccccgtattaacacatactctgggtgaattaataagtaaaaagtgattttattaaatacagaaagtaggatttaagtggttccaagtagtaacagagagaacaaagtgaattaccaggtaaaataaaataaaacccacaaGTCTaacacagtaataaaactgaatacagctgagagctcaccctcagagatgtttcaatacgtTTCTaacacagactggacgccttcctagtctgggcacaatcctttccctggtacagcccttgttccagctcaggtgctAGTTGGGGGATTTCACATGATGGCTcccactttgttctgttccacccacttatatctcttttgcataaggcgTGAATCCTTTGTCCcgctgggttcccaccccctcctcactGGAAAAACACCAGTTTAAAgatagattccagttcaggtgacatgatcacatgtcagtgtaagaccccaagccttcattcctcccagcctgactcacaggaaggctgcctgcaaacagagccatccacagtcaattgtcctggctcatgggagccatcaagattcccaaccaccattaatggcccacactttgcataattacaatagaccctcagagttacatttcatatttctagtttcagatacaagagtgatacatttatacaaataggatgatcacactcagtagattataagctttgtaatgataccttacaagagatcttttgcatgaagcatattccggTTACATTACATTCACAcgcattagcatattttcataaaatcatatagagtgcaacgtcacatgGGTGTCGGGGGCGAAGGGCTCCCCCGGGGGTTGGGCTTCGTGGGGGAAGGGCTCCCCCGGGGGCTGGGTGTTGGGGGTGAAGGGCTCCCCCTGGGGTTGGGCGTCGTGGGGGAAGGGCTCCCCCGGGGGCTGGGTGTCGGGGGCGAAGGGCTCCCCCTGGGGTTGGGCGTCGTGGGGGAAGGGCTCCCCCTGGGTCTGGGTGTCGGGGGCGAAGGGCTCCCCCTGGGGTTGGGCGTCGTGGGGGAAGGGCTCCCCCAGGCTGGGTGTCGTGGGGGAAGGGCTCCCCCGGGGGCTGGGTGTTGGGGGTGAAGGGCTCCCCCTGGGGTTGGGTGTCGTGGGGGAAGggctgccctgggggctgggtgTCGGGGGCGAAGGGCTCCCCCAGGCTGGGCGTTGTGGGGGAAGGGCTCCCCCTGGGGTTGGGCGTCGTGGGGGAAGGGCTCCCCTGGGGGCTGGGTGTTGTGGGCGAAGGGCTCTCCCTGGGGTTGGGCGTCGTGGGGGAAGGGCTCCCCCGGGGGCTGGGTGTCGGGGGCGAAGGGCTCCCCCGGGGGTTGGGCGTCGTGGGGGAAGGGCTCCCCCAGGGGCTGGGTGTCGGGGGCGAAGGACTCCCCCTGGGGTTGGGCGTCGTGGGGGAAGGGCTCCCCCGGGGGCTGGGTGTCGGGGGCGAAGGGCTCCCCCAGGCTGGGCGTCGTGGGGGAAGGGCTCCCCCTGGGGTTGGGCGTCGTGGGGGAAGGGCTCCCTGGGGGCTGGGCGTTGCGACGGGGGTGGGGCTAAGGGTGGGGCGGGGAATGCTGGGGCTGGACAGTTTCCTGCTCTCTGACTCCCACCTTCCTTCCCTAGGACAAATGGGTGCTGAACCACGAGGACGTGCTGCTGGGCGAGCGCATCGGGCGGGTGAGTGCCCCCAGGGTAGGCACGGGCCCGGCCATTGCTGGGGCACTGCTCTGAGGAAGCGCGCAGCAGGCCTAGGATCATAAGGAAGGGAGGGGGTATGCAGGCAGGGTTAGTATGCAGAGTAGTTTCAGGATTTCTAATTTCCCTTGTTGCAGCCAGAGCCCAGCAGGACCTGTCAGCACCCAGGGGAGCTACTGTCTGTGCCAGGCTCTCTGTCTGAGGCTAGGGGCATCTGGGGGTCAGGCTAGGCCCGGGCTCTCTGGCAGCTCTGCCAGGCACAGAGTGCCCTGCTCCCCCTGTGTGTTACCCTGGCGCTGACCCAGGCCAGGAGCCCTCGTCCAGCCGGTCACGCAGAGCATCGCGCCTCCTTGCTGGCACTCCTGACGTAAGGACCCAGGCGAGGCGGAAGAAACGGGTCCCAGCCTCGGTTCCCAGCTGGTGCCGTCGCCCGGGGGCCTCTGGTGCCAGCTCGCCAGTCGTCCCCAGGGAGGAGGGGTCGACGGAACCGGAATCAGAGAAGCAGGCGTCCGGGCATGCCACAGGCAGAATGGGCCCGGCCCATGTAACTGCCCTGTCTGGCAcgaggctgagggagctggcgCAGCTGGACTCCGGGAttgactgggggcaggggcagctggtgCATGTGCTTTGTCTCCCAGGGTAACTTTGGGGAGGTGTTCAGCGGCCGCCTGCTCGCTGACAACACCCCGGTGGCTGTGAAGTCCTGCCGCGAAACCCTCCCGCCGGAGCTCAAGGCCAAATTCCTGCAGGAAGCCAGGTCTGTACGGATCCCCGGCACTGCGCTCTGCCCCCCAGCGCCGTGGGTCTCTGTCCCCCAGCTCCACGCTCTGTCCCCCAGTGCTGCGCCCTTCCCCCCCAGCGCCGTGGGTCTCTGTCCCCCAGCTCCACGCTCTGTCCCGCAGTGCTGCGGCCTTCCCCCCCAGCGCCGCGGGTCTCTGCCCCCCAGCGCTACGGGTCTCTGTCCCCCAGCTCCAcgctctgccccccagcactgtgggtctctgccccccagcactgcGCTGTGCCCCCCAGCACTGTGCTCTGTCCCCCAGCTCCACGCTCTGTCCCGCAGTGCTGCGTCCTTCCCCCCCAGCGCCGtggctctctgccccccagctccatGCTCTATCCCCCAGCACTGTGGgtctctgccccccagcactgcGCTGTGCCCCCCAGCACTGTGCTCTGTCCCCCAGCTCCACGCTCTGTCCCCCAGTGCTGCTCTTCCCCTCAGCGCTGTggctctctgcccccagctccatgcTCTGTCCTAGCGCCGTGCTCTTCCCCCAGCGCCATgggtctctgctccccagctccgtGCTCTATCCCCAGTGCCGTGCTATCCCCCAGCGCCgctctctctgcccccagctccatgcTCTATCCCCTAGCGCCGTGCTCTTCCCCCAGCACtggtctctgctccccagctccatGCTCTATCCCCCAGTGCCGTGCTATCCCCCCAGCGCCGtggctctctgccccccagctccatGCTCTATCCCCTAGCGCCGTGCTCTTCCCCCCAGCGCCATgggtctctgctccccagctccgtGCTCTATCCCCCAGTGCCGTGCTATCCCCCCAGCGCCGCGGGTCTCTGCCCCCCAGCGCTGCGCTGTGTCCCCCAGTGCCGTAGACCTCGATCCCCTAGCGCCGTGCTCTTCCCCCCAGTGCCGTgggcctctgccccccagtgTCACGCTCTGCCCTGAGGGGCCATTTGccagatggggtggggagggggctttgGGGATTCTGGGCTtgcttaaatttaaattaaaacagtTTTTCTGGATGAAAATCTTCTGGAGCTTGTGGGGACTCCAAATCCAGCATGGACCAGGGACCCCCCCAGACCCGACAGGGACAGGGGATCCCAAACAAACCCAGCCTGGACAGTGGGTCCCCAAGCCCAGGGTGATGGCGGGTGGCTAGGTGCTGTCCGTGCTGTTGAAATGTACTGAAAGAGAAGCTCCCTTGCTGGCTGTGACGGCCAGGGGGTGACGGCCAGCGGGTGATGGCCAGCAGGTGACAGCCGGGGGTGACAGCCAGGGGGTGATGACGGCCAGCGGGTGACAGCCAGGGGGTGATGACAGCCAGCGGGTGACAGCCAGCAGGTGACAGCCGGGGGTGACAGCCAGGGGGTGATGACGGCCAGCAGGTGACAGCCGGGGGTGACAGCCAGGGGGTGATGACGGCCAGCAGGTGACGGCCAGCGGGTGACAGCCAGCGGGTGACAGCCAGCAGGTGACAGCCAGGGGGTGATGATGGCCAGCGGGTGACAGCCGGGGGTGACAGCCAGGGGGTGATGATGGCCAGCAGGTGACGGCCAGTGGGTGACAGCCAGCGGGTGACAGCCAGCAGGTGACAGCCGGGGGTGACAGCCAGGGGGTGATGATGGCCAGCGGGTGACAGCCGGGGGTGACAGCCAGGGGGTGATGATGGCCAGGGGGTGACAGCCAGCAGGTGACAGCCGGGGGTGACAGCCAGGGGGTGATGACGGCCAGGGGGTGACGGCCAGTGGGTGACAGCCAGGGGGTGATGACGGCCAGCAGGTGACGGCCAGCAGGTGACGGCCAGGGGGTGAGAGCGAGGGGGTGACTGGTGCGTCTCTGCCCCCAGGATCCTGAAGCAGTACAGCCACCCCAACATCGTCAAGCTCATTGGCGTCTGCACCCAGAAGCAGCCCATCTACATCGTCATGGAGCTGGTGCAGGGTGAgtcctgcctcccccccacccccccagcctgtcctgctgttgccctgcctcctcctcagcccacgagggggtcatgcctcCCCCATCCTCCCGGGACTCCCGCCCCATCTAACCCTCcacgttccttgacagccccgggacccctgccccatccacccccttccctgtcccctgactgccccctgctgccccatccaacccctcctctcattcctgatgccccccccgggaccccaaccccatccaacccccccgtctctctgtcccctgactgcccttggAATCcctaccctgactgcccccaccgccccatccaacccctgctccttcctgactgcccccccagacccgtgcccccattcaatccccctgttccctgccctctgaccgacCCGACACTAATCcacacccccaactcccctgccctctatccaacacgccctccctgctccctgcccccttaccgcgctgcctggaggtgggggctgggccggggccgCAGGCCGGAGCCATtcagctggggccgggctgggccgctCGGCCGGGACTGGGGTTGGGACCGGAGCTGCTTGGCCGGAGCTGGGGCGTCCAGCTGGCCGGGACCAGGGCCGGGCTGGAGCTGTGCCTCCTGGCTGGCCGGGACaggggccaggccggagctgcGCTGCCCGGCCGGCTGAGGTCGGGGCCGGGCCGGACACGCGCCAGCCGGGGTTGGGGATGGGGGCCACGCCAGAGCCGTGCggtgcctggagccctcctcgcgCCCCCGCCTCAGCTCACTTGcgggaagctgctgcttccttctcatccctcccaggcttcccgcgcgaacagctgattggcgggaagccagggaaggggaggagaagccgggggAGTGttcgggggaggaggcagaggcagagtgaggtgagctggggccgggggaagggcagggagctgcttggccttttgttaaatttaaacaACCCTCGGACAACTGGTtcgaaaagggcttttaaatgtaacaactggttcccgcgaactggtgggaaccggctccagctcaccactgcctggccccatcccctcctctctccagtTCACTCCCGGTGAGCCCTGCTTCCCGCACTCTGGATCCTGACCCTCCCCCAGTCCCATGCCCAGCCGCACTCCTCCCCCCCGGGGTTGGTGGCAGGCACCTgggccctgcagccctgcccgtAACTCCCTGAGGTCAGCACTACCCTGCCCCCACAGGGGGGGACTTCCTGACCTTCCTGCGCAGCGAGGGGCAGCAGCTGAAGGTGAAGGAGCTGCTCAAGATGACGGCGAATGCAGCTGCTGGGATGGAGTATCTGGAGAGCAAGCACTGCATCCACCGGtgagcccagagcccagctgcgatCGGGGCCCCTAGTGCCctgggcgctgcccagagcccagctgtgatgGGGCCCCCGCATgccccgggcgctgcccagagcccagctgtgataggggcccccagtgccccgggcgctgcccagagcccagccgagatcggggcccccgagtgccccgggcgctgcccagagcccagccgagATCGGGGCTCCCAGTGGcccgggcgctgcccagagcccagccgagatcggggcccccagtgccccgggcgctgcccagagcccagccgagatcggggcccccagtgccccgggcgctgcccagagcccagccgagatcggggcccccagtgccccgggcgctgcccagagcccagccgagatcggggcccccagtgccccgggcgctgcccagagcccagccgagatcggggcccccagtgccccgggcgctgcccagagcccagctgtgataGGGGCCCCAAGTgccccgggcgctgcccagagcccagccgagatcggggcccccagtgccccgggcgctgcccagagcccagctgtgatgGGGCCCCTAGTGCCctgggcgctgcccagagcccagccgagatcggggcccccagtgccccgggcgctgcccagagcccagctgtgatggggcccccagtgccccgggcgctgcccagagcccGGCTGCGATCGGGGCCCCCAGTGCCctgggcgctgcccagagcccagctgcgatcggggcccccagtgccccgggcgctgcccagagcccagccgagatcggggcccccagtgccccgggtgctgcccagagcccagccgagatcggggcccccgagtgccccaggcgctgcccagagcccagctgtgataGGGGCCCCCGCATGCCTTGGATactgcccagagcccagccgagatcggggccccccgtgccccaggcgctgcccagagcccagccgagatcggggcccccgagtgccccaggcgctgcccagagcccagctgtgataGGGGCCCCCGCATGCCTTGGATactgcccagagcccagccgagatcggggccccccgtgccccaggcgctgcccagagcccagccgagATTGGGGGCCCCGAGCATCCAGGGGCCCCCACATGCCCCAggcgctgcccagcccccagctgagaTTGGGGGCCCCGAGCATCCCAGTCACTGCCTGGACATCAGCTGCGCTCGGGGCCCCTGAGTGTGCTGGGCACTGCGGGTGATACCAGCCCATGGGCTGCCAGCGAGTACCTGCCTGGGAACTGGGAAGGCTCCTGTGAGATGCCCGCTGGGTTAGTGCCCTGCCCTTCCCCGGAGACCTGGCGGCGTCCCTGCCTGGGGTCACCATGTTTCTGCAGCCctccttccccagggctccccatGGAAGGGAGCGTCCTTGTCCCATGTGACAGATGGGGACTGGGGCCCCGGGACGGGGTCTCCCACAGAGCTGGAGCTGCGACTAGAGCCCAAAGTCCTGACTTCTCTGCCCGGTGGTAGCCAGCAGGCCCTAGTGCCCCCCGGGGgatgggctgggcaggggtgctcAGGCGGGTCGACTGTCTCCAAGCCGTTCGTGCCCTTGGCCTGCTGGGGCCCACCTGCCATGGGTGAGGAGCGGGTCAAGGCTGGGGCCTCCAGAGTCTCTGTAGCCAGTAGCCTGGTGGGCTGCAGGGCCTGGCGCTCAGCTGCTCCTCTCCCGCAGGGACCTCGCAGCTCGTAACTGCCTGGTGACGGAGAAGAACTCGCTGAAGATCAGTGACTTTGGGATGTCGCGGGAGGAGGAGGACGGGATCTACGCCTCCACAGGAGGCATGAAGCAGATTCCTGTGAAATGGACAGCGCCAGAGGCACTGAATTATG
The nucleotide sequence above comes from Mauremys reevesii isolate NIE-2019 linkage group 10, ASM1616193v1, whole genome shotgun sequence. Encoded proteins:
- the FES gene encoding tyrosine-protein kinase Fes/Fps isoform X1, with the protein product MYRLEGEGFRTIPLLIDHFLQTRQPITKKSGVVLAKAIPKDKWVLNHEDVLLGERIGRGNFGEVFSGRLLADNTPVAVKSCRETLPPELKAKFLQEARILKQYSHPNIVKLIGVCTQKQPIYIVMELVQGGDFLTFLRSEGQQLKVKELLKMTANAAAGMEYLESKHCIHRDLAARNCLVTEKNSLKISDFGMSREEEDGIYASTGGMKQIPVKWTAPEALNYGRYSSESDVWSFGILLWEAFSLGAIPYSNLSNTQTREAIEQGVRLDPPEQCPEDVYRLMQRCWEYDPRKRPSFSTIHQELVSIRKRQR
- the FES gene encoding tyrosine-protein kinase Fes/Fps isoform X2 is translated as MGFGTELCGPQAHSALLQLQDSELRLLELMKKWMVQRAKSDREYAALLHNAFCQLEKQECFGQPPPGDYKSQISESWWVLANQTEVLSQILRRHAEDLAAGPLNKLSLLIRDKQQLRKAYNDQWQQLNQDYVRTSQQELEKLKSQYRSLARDSAQAKRKFQEASKDKDRDKAKDKYVRSQWKLYALHNQYVLAIKAAELHRTLYFQQALPALHRSLHGLHQEMALVLKEILQEYAEVSSLVQEEVGSVHQEIAHAIQAIDPATEYDSFLQQQRCVSEIPPRLTFDESLLEESEDLEADELQLNELTIESVQHTCGTAMEEELATATEAMSSKGQRVQDLQAELLGEERNVRPRERVHLLGKRQALQEAQLHFQVSLCAQAKLQVQRDVLRRKLDQLGSSAPPPALPLQDDRQSLSSTELEPERPGASALETLRNHISGIFRPKYSVPPPLPLLPEVQKPLCQQAWYHGAIPRAEVQELLLHSGDFLVRESQGKQEQVLSVLWDGQPRHFIIQACDDMYRLEGEGFRTIPLLIDHFLQTRQPITKKSGVVLAKAIPKDKWVLNHEDVLLGERIGRGNFGEVFSGRLLADNTPVAVKSCRETLPPELKAKFLQEARILKQYSHPNIVKLIGVCTQKQPIYIVMELVQGGDFLTFLRSEGQQLKVKELLKMTANAAAGMEYLESKHCIHRDLAARNCLVTEKNSLKISDFGMSREEEDGIYASTGGMKQIPVKWTAPEALNYGRYSSESDVWSFGILLWEAFSLGAIPYSNLSNTQTREAIEQGVRLDPPEQCPEDVYRLMQRCWEYDPRKRPSFSTIHQELVSIRKRQR